Proteins encoded in a region of the Marinococcus sp. PL1-022 genome:
- the copZ gene encoding copper chaperone CopZ, translated as MKKETIQVEGMSCGHCVSAVEGGVGELQGVSNVKVNLDTGAVDVEYDPEVTSRKDIDEAIDDQGYDVVSA; from the coding sequence ATGAAAAAAGAAACGATCCAGGTGGAAGGAATGAGCTGTGGTCACTGCGTTTCTGCGGTAGAAGGCGGCGTTGGCGAACTGCAGGGCGTTTCGAATGTAAAAGTAAACCTTGATACTGGAGCCGTAGATGTAGAATACGATCCTGAAGTAACCTCGCGAAAGGATATCGATGAAGCGATAGATGACCAGGGGTACGATGTTGTATCCGCGTAA
- a CDS encoding metal-sensitive transcriptional regulator yields MDSMEHASGNKRTVQPNKQQMLNRLKRIEGQVRGVHDMVENDRYCVDILNQIAAIQSATNKVSLALMEDHTSHCVANAIKDGEGEESIEELMAVMRRMMK; encoded by the coding sequence GTGGACAGTATGGAGCATGCTTCAGGCAACAAAAGGACCGTCCAACCTAATAAACAACAAATGCTGAATCGATTAAAGCGCATTGAAGGACAGGTGCGCGGCGTTCACGATATGGTGGAAAACGATCGCTACTGTGTGGATATTTTAAACCAGATTGCAGCTATTCAGTCGGCGACCAACAAAGTGTCGCTGGCATTAATGGAGGACCACACCTCACACTGCGTGGCAAATGCAATTAAAGACGGCGAGGGCGAAGAATCCATTGAAGAGCTGATGGCTGTTATGCGGCGGATGATGAAGTGA
- a CDS encoding LacI family DNA-binding transcriptional regulator yields MNTIKDIAKAAGVSVTTVSRALNGYSDVNEQTRQRIQEIAEQLDYAPNHIARGLVMNRSKTIGLLTSQSFPSNSKDTFTLDILAGVNEYANEYGYDLILFQSRPAGDRTYYQMCRERQLEGVITQNLPHDHSATEELAATGLPCVFIDNQVESGTASFVTTDNADGARQALVHLISLGHEHIAFMNGHHYAYVSKERLKGYEETLREFNLPYREEYIREASFDEKLAEEEALGLLQAYPHITAVFCASDLMAHGVMRAAHQLGYVLPQDLSIIGFDDLVLAEYFSPPLTTVHQDRYTLGRKACELLIEKIEGRKTPDSLVIPASLTVRESTSPPGSK; encoded by the coding sequence ATGAATACTATCAAAGATATCGCTAAAGCAGCCGGCGTTTCGGTCACTACTGTTTCAAGAGCCCTAAATGGATACAGCGACGTCAATGAACAAACGCGTCAACGTATCCAGGAGATCGCTGAACAGCTGGACTATGCGCCAAATCATATTGCACGCGGCCTCGTTATGAATCGTTCGAAGACAATTGGGCTCTTAACCTCCCAATCCTTTCCTTCCAATTCGAAGGATACGTTCACACTTGATATTCTGGCCGGCGTAAACGAATACGCCAACGAATACGGTTATGACCTCATCTTATTTCAATCCCGTCCTGCCGGAGACCGCACGTATTATCAAATGTGCCGGGAGCGGCAGCTCGAAGGAGTAATCACCCAGAACCTTCCCCACGATCACTCCGCCACTGAGGAGCTGGCGGCTACCGGACTGCCGTGCGTGTTTATCGACAACCAGGTGGAAAGTGGTACCGCAAGCTTTGTTACCACCGACAACGCAGACGGCGCCCGTCAGGCGCTCGTACATTTGATCAGCCTCGGTCATGAACATATCGCATTTATGAACGGCCATCATTACGCCTACGTATCCAAAGAACGCCTGAAAGGCTACGAAGAAACACTCCGGGAGTTCAACCTGCCTTACCGGGAAGAATACATCCGGGAGGCGTCCTTCGATGAAAAACTGGCAGAGGAAGAAGCGCTTGGACTGCTGCAGGCCTACCCGCACATTACAGCCGTCTTTTGCGCCAGTGACCTGATGGCTCATGGTGTCATGCGGGCAGCTCACCAGCTGGGCTATGTGCTGCCGCAGGACCTGTCAATCATTGGATTTGACGATCTTGTGCTCGCAGAGTATTTTTCACCCCCGCTTACGACCGTGCATCAAGACAGGTACACGTTAGGCCGCAAAGCCTGTGAATTACTTATTGAGAAGATTGAAGGGAGAAAAACTCCTGATAGTCTGGTAATTCCTGCGTCACTGACCGTCCGGGAATCCACCAGTCCCCCGGGGAGCAAGTAA
- a CDS encoding ABC transporter substrate-binding protein: MKKAAAVTGAFILLAGCSNADISPAAEDEVTITYARGVDTTNATEATIKAFEEEHPNINVEVREMPPSSSEQHNQYVTILSSGSDEIDVFAADVVWPAEFAQAGYALPLDRLIERDDVDIDAHFPAPIEATSYNGRQYAMPVYTDAGLLFYRDDIVDEPPETWEELETKASGLQGEEGTSFGYTMQASQYEGLVTNAIEFIGAYGGQIINENQEVVVNSPEAIEGIQKMIDITQSDFVPNNILNFQEIETENAFNTGNTVFARNWPYMLSTSTDPEISSIPDNVSFTTLPEGSEGSASALGGWTTMINKNSEEVEASWEFVKFMSSKQGQKIGALEGSRAPTIESLYEDEEIQEANALFADEAFVETLQNAVPRPVTADYPEVSDIMQIELSRAAAGEITAEEAAANMDRKLSAVLNEE; the protein is encoded by the coding sequence ATGAAAAAAGCTGCAGCTGTAACAGGAGCGTTTATACTGCTCGCCGGATGTTCAAACGCGGACATCTCTCCCGCTGCTGAGGACGAAGTAACGATTACGTACGCCCGAGGTGTGGATACAACCAACGCGACAGAGGCTACCATTAAAGCCTTTGAGGAGGAACACCCGAATATTAATGTCGAGGTAAGAGAAATGCCGCCAAGCAGCAGTGAGCAGCATAACCAGTACGTGACAATTTTGAGCAGCGGCAGTGATGAAATCGATGTGTTCGCAGCCGACGTCGTCTGGCCGGCAGAATTTGCGCAGGCTGGGTACGCCCTCCCTCTCGACCGCCTGATCGAACGGGATGATGTCGATATAGACGCACACTTCCCGGCCCCTATTGAAGCCACTTCTTATAATGGAAGACAATATGCCATGCCAGTGTACACAGATGCCGGCCTCCTCTTTTACCGGGACGATATTGTAGATGAGCCGCCGGAAACATGGGAAGAGCTTGAAACAAAAGCTTCAGGGCTCCAGGGCGAAGAAGGAACTTCCTTCGGCTACACCATGCAGGCCTCCCAGTATGAAGGCCTTGTCACAAACGCCATTGAGTTTATCGGTGCCTATGGCGGCCAGATTATTAACGAAAATCAGGAGGTAGTCGTCAACTCCCCTGAGGCCATTGAGGGCATTCAAAAAATGATCGATATCACCCAGTCTGATTTTGTGCCTAATAATATTTTAAACTTCCAGGAAATTGAAACGGAGAATGCTTTCAATACCGGTAATACTGTTTTCGCCAGAAACTGGCCTTATATGCTGTCCACATCGACCGATCCGGAAATTTCCAGTATTCCTGATAACGTCAGCTTTACTACACTTCCGGAAGGAAGCGAGGGCAGTGCATCCGCGCTGGGTGGGTGGACCACCATGATCAACAAAAACTCTGAAGAAGTCGAAGCTTCATGGGAATTTGTGAAGTTTATGTCCAGTAAGCAGGGGCAGAAAATTGGTGCCCTCGAAGGCAGCCGGGCTCCTACTATTGAATCCTTGTATGAGGATGAAGAAATCCAGGAAGCAAACGCTTTGTTTGCGGATGAAGCCTTCGTCGAAACGCTTCAGAATGCCGTACCGCGTCCGGTGACAGCAGATTATCCGGAAGTATCGGATATTATGCAGATTGAACTTTCACGGGCAGCAGCCGGAGAAATTACTGCTGAAGAAGCCGCCGCCAACATGGACCGCAAATTGAGCGCTGTTTTGAATGAAGAATAA